In the genome of Segatella copri, one region contains:
- a CDS encoding HD domain-containing protein — protein MTNKELTLAQLMRAMIKYDGGDAPLIQHFVKVHDFARMIAIAEGMTGEELFVLEAAAILHDVGIHVSQARYGNCDGKHQEELGPDEAKKVLSEVDGFTAAQIERICWLIAHHHTYQDITNLDHRILLEADFLVNSFEAHLAPEGIITFRDHVFRSESAISMLNDMWGLE, from the coding sequence ATGACAAACAAGGAATTGACACTCGCCCAACTGATGAGGGCGATGATTAAGTACGATGGTGGCGATGCGCCACTCATCCAGCATTTCGTAAAGGTGCACGACTTTGCCCGTATGATTGCGATAGCAGAGGGAATGACCGGAGAAGAACTCTTCGTGCTCGAAGCAGCAGCCATTCTTCACGATGTAGGCATTCACGTTTCACAAGCCAGATACGGCAACTGCGATGGCAAGCACCAGGAAGAACTGGGTCCTGACGAGGCAAAAAAAGTACTGTCAGAAGTAGATGGATTCACAGCCGCACAGATAGAAAGAATCTGCTGGCTCATTGCCCATCATCATACTTATCAAGATATTACCAACCTCGACCATCGCATTCTGCTCGAAGCAGATTTCCTGGTGAATTCCTTCGAAGCCCACCTTGCTCCCGAAGGCATCATCACCTTCCGCGATCATGTTTTCCGCTCGGAGTCAGCAATCAGTATGCTGAATGATATGTGGGGGTTGGAATAA
- a CDS encoding glycoside hydrolase family 27 protein codes for MKKILSIAFAALLATSSFAQKSETLLERNQLAKTPPMGWMTWNLFQGNISEKLIKETADAMVKHGFRDAGYEYIFIDDLWQGGRDRHNNIIPDPEKFPNGIKALADYVHSKGLKLGIYSDAAQLTCGGWTASYGFEEQDARTFASWGIDYLKYDYCHAPEDSATARKRYRTMAQALSKSGRNIVLGICEWGQRNCEDWCEQVGGSLWRTSYDVRDMWKDIVHQGGMGILDIVNVTAPLAKDVRHGQWPDMDMLVVGLNGKGGPSSDLGGVGCNYTEYQTQMSMWCMMSSVLALSNDLRKLSPEDKRILLNREIIAINQDPLGKAAERKVNQADYQVYVRPLANGTHAVAILNCSDKAISIQADFKQLGLNGKYAVRDVWQHRDIARKASKWKGSVAAHETKVFVLK; via the coding sequence ATGAAGAAAATCTTATCTATTGCTTTTGCAGCATTACTTGCAACATCATCTTTTGCACAGAAAAGCGAAACACTTCTGGAACGTAACCAGTTGGCCAAGACTCCCCCTATGGGATGGATGACCTGGAATCTCTTTCAGGGGAACATCAGCGAGAAACTGATTAAGGAAACTGCCGATGCCATGGTGAAACATGGATTCCGAGATGCTGGTTACGAGTACATCTTCATTGATGACTTGTGGCAGGGCGGTCGTGACCGCCACAACAACATCATTCCAGACCCTGAGAAATTTCCGAATGGCATCAAGGCGCTTGCCGATTATGTTCACTCCAAGGGCTTGAAGCTGGGCATTTATTCTGATGCGGCTCAGCTTACCTGCGGCGGATGGACAGCCAGTTACGGTTTTGAGGAGCAGGATGCCCGCACCTTTGCTTCGTGGGGCATCGACTATCTGAAATATGATTACTGCCATGCTCCTGAGGATAGCGCCACTGCCCGGAAGCGCTATCGTACCATGGCCCAGGCCTTGAGCAAGTCGGGTAGAAACATCGTGCTCGGTATCTGCGAGTGGGGACAGCGCAACTGCGAAGATTGGTGCGAGCAGGTAGGCGGTTCTCTCTGGCGAACCAGCTATGATGTAAGAGACATGTGGAAGGATATTGTTCATCAGGGTGGAATGGGTATCCTCGATATCGTGAACGTCACCGCGCCGCTTGCCAAGGATGTGCGCCACGGTCAGTGGCCGGATATGGATATGCTGGTAGTGGGATTGAACGGCAAGGGCGGCCCATCCAGCGATTTGGGTGGAGTAGGGTGCAACTATACGGAATATCAGACTCAGATGAGTATGTGGTGCATGATGTCGTCGGTATTGGCACTGAGCAACGACCTTCGAAAGCTTTCGCCTGAGGACAAGCGCATTCTTCTGAACAGGGAGATTATCGCCATCAATCAGGATCCGCTGGGCAAAGCTGCAGAGCGCAAGGTGAATCAGGCAGATTATCAGGTTTATGTTCGTCCTTTGGCCAATGGTACCCATGCCGTAGCCATTCTTAACTGCAGCGACAAAGCCATCAGCATACAGGCAGATTTCAAGCAGTTGGGCTTAAATGGCAAGTATGCGGTAAGAGATGTCTGGCAGCATCGCGATATTGCCAGAAAGGCAAGCAAGTGGAAGGGTAGTGTAGCTGCCCATGAAACGAAGGTATTCGTATTGAAATAG
- a CDS encoding efflux RND transporter permease subunit — MNQETNKPERDTALRDHIKARITRKPNRIIKRSFIESAMCNHNIVMLLMGMLVFLGILGICIMPKQEMPQFTIRQGACVAVYPGATSGEVEERVAKPLENFIFGYKEVNKKKTYTQSKDGMLIVFLELNDDVEDRDAFWSKFKHGLQAFKSSLPTGVLALQAVDDIADTSALLITMESKQKTYRELNTYIDQLKDRLRRIDAISNLRTYGLENEQISICLDQNKLAKYGIGPYKILNDLALQGFTTVSGNLEMGNLNLPIHITDSYNNERDVAEQTVYSDPKGNIVRLKDIAQIKREYPKLNKYIKSNGNKCVLLSIEMRPGNDIVKMGRDVHKMMDDFEQSLPGDVHINTITDQSKVVSESVLTFLRELLISVISVIIVVILLMPRRVAEVSALSIPITIFSSVGIFYLFGMELNTVTLAALIVTLGMVVDDSVVIIDNYMEKLGHGMSRWHAAIAAPREFFMSVLSATLSISLTFFPFLFTMHGDMGDFVKSFPWAMFIILSISLMVSLLLTPYLQYMVIHQGISSLHKPNARKKPLDYLQMGYTWLLKRCFAFPRTTLAVGIMLVSTGAIIFVHLPQRMMPIAERNQFAVEFYLPSGTTAARTARVADSMAHILQRDPQVTAVTTFVGQGSPRFHTTYAPQIGGENFAQFIVNTVDNDATEEVLDRYADRYSNYFPDCYIRFKQMDYNNATYPIEVRVSGDSMGDLKAAARKIEACMHKIEGINLIRTNYEEPLPGIRVTPDATEANRLGVNKTILSADLAIHFGDGIPMATLWEGDYPVKMVLKSENDSDLANEYIPVMGGTSSVPLRQLAKISPDWHDGSIIRRNGVRTISIIGEPLRGFNANQLANELKQEVSKLPLDSSLDWEIGGMAEKDAETLPQVTSGVMIAALIIFFILLFHFKRISLALVNLSSMSLCIFGAAIGLLVTGFDVSLTCILGIVSLMGILVRNGIIMLDYAEELRRDKGLSVKEAAFQAGERRMRPIFLTSAAASVGVLPMMVENNTLWSPMGAVIFFGTLISMVLIATILPVLYWLVFDKHGKYSLRKQ; from the coding sequence ATGAATCAAGAGACAAACAAACCGGAGAGAGACACCGCCCTTCGCGACCACATCAAGGCACGCATCACCAGGAAGCCCAACCGCATCATCAAGCGCTCGTTCATCGAGTCGGCGATGTGCAACCACAACATCGTGATGCTTCTGATGGGCATGCTCGTATTTCTAGGCATACTCGGCATCTGCATCATGCCCAAGCAGGAGATGCCGCAATTCACCATCAGGCAGGGTGCCTGCGTAGCCGTATATCCGGGCGCTACATCCGGAGAGGTGGAAGAACGGGTGGCTAAACCGCTGGAGAACTTCATCTTCGGATACAAGGAGGTGAACAAGAAAAAGACCTATACCCAGAGTAAGGACGGCATGCTGATCGTGTTCCTGGAACTCAACGACGACGTGGAGGACCGGGATGCCTTCTGGAGCAAGTTCAAGCATGGCCTGCAGGCCTTCAAGAGCTCCCTTCCTACTGGTGTCCTTGCCCTGCAGGCTGTGGATGACATCGCCGACACCTCTGCCCTGCTCATCACGATGGAAAGCAAGCAGAAAACCTATAGGGAACTGAATACATACATAGACCAGCTGAAGGACAGACTGCGCCGCATTGATGCCATCTCGAACCTGCGAACCTACGGACTGGAAAACGAACAGATAAGCATCTGCCTGGACCAGAACAAACTGGCCAAATACGGCATCGGTCCCTATAAGATTCTGAACGACCTTGCCCTGCAGGGCTTCACCACCGTGAGCGGAAACCTGGAGATGGGCAACCTCAACCTGCCCATCCACATCACCGACTCCTACAACAACGAGCGGGATGTGGCGGAACAAACCGTATATTCCGACCCCAAGGGTAACATCGTGCGCTTGAAGGACATCGCACAGATTAAAAGAGAATATCCAAAACTGAATAAATACATCAAGAGCAACGGCAACAAATGCGTGCTCCTATCCATTGAAATGCGACCGGGAAACGACATCGTGAAGATGGGAAGAGACGTACACAAGATGATGGATGATTTTGAACAGTCCCTGCCCGGCGATGTACACATCAATACCATTACCGACCAGAGCAAGGTGGTAAGCGAATCGGTGCTAACCTTCCTGCGCGAGCTGCTCATATCGGTCATCTCCGTCATCATCGTGGTTATCCTGCTCATGCCGCGCCGCGTGGCAGAGGTATCAGCCCTCAGTATCCCTATCACCATCTTCTCGTCGGTGGGCATATTCTATCTTTTCGGCATGGAGCTGAACACCGTTACACTGGCTGCCCTCATCGTAACACTGGGTATGGTGGTGGATGATTCCGTGGTTATCATCGACAACTACATGGAGAAGCTGGGCCATGGCATGTCGCGCTGGCATGCAGCCATCGCCGCTCCTAGAGAGTTCTTCATGTCGGTGCTTTCTGCCACGCTCAGCATCTCGCTCACCTTCTTCCCATTCCTCTTTACCATGCATGGCGACATGGGCGATTTCGTAAAATCATTCCCCTGGGCCATGTTCATCATCCTGAGCATCTCGCTCATGGTTTCGCTGCTGCTCACACCTTATTTACAGTATATGGTGATTCACCAGGGCATCAGCAGCCTGCACAAGCCCAACGCCCGCAAAAAGCCGCTTGACTATCTGCAGATGGGGTACACCTGGTTGCTGAAACGCTGTTTCGCCTTTCCACGCACCACCCTCGCTGTGGGCATCATGCTGGTGAGCACCGGAGCCATCATCTTCGTACATCTTCCGCAGAGAATGATGCCTATCGCCGAGAGAAACCAGTTTGCCGTAGAGTTCTATCTGCCTAGCGGAACCACCGCTGCAAGAACCGCACGGGTGGCAGATTCTATGGCCCACATTCTGCAGCGCGACCCGCAGGTAACAGCCGTAACCACGTTTGTTGGCCAGGGTTCACCCCGTTTCCACACCACCTATGCGCCACAGATTGGCGGTGAGAACTTTGCACAGTTTATCGTGAATACGGTAGATAACGATGCCACAGAAGAGGTACTCGACCGATATGCCGACCGATACTCCAACTATTTTCCCGACTGCTACATCCGCTTCAAGCAGATGGATTACAACAACGCCACCTACCCTATCGAAGTAAGAGTGAGCGGCGACAGCATGGGCGACCTGAAGGCTGCCGCCAGGAAGATAGAAGCCTGCATGCACAAGATAGAAGGCATCAACCTGATTCGTACCAACTACGAAGAGCCCCTGCCTGGCATCAGGGTAACTCCAGATGCTACCGAGGCCAACCGGCTGGGTGTGAACAAGACCATACTCTCTGCCGACCTTGCCATTCATTTTGGCGATGGCATCCCGATGGCCACCCTTTGGGAAGGCGACTATCCGGTGAAGATGGTTCTGAAATCGGAAAACGACAGCGACCTTGCCAATGAATACATCCCCGTGATGGGAGGAACATCGAGCGTTCCACTCCGCCAGCTGGCTAAGATTTCGCCCGACTGGCACGACGGCAGCATCATACGCAGAAACGGCGTGCGTACCATCTCTATCATAGGTGAACCTTTAAGGGGATTCAATGCCAACCAATTGGCCAACGAACTGAAGCAGGAAGTATCCAAACTCCCGCTAGATTCCAGTCTTGATTGGGAGATTGGCGGTATGGCAGAAAAGGATGCCGAAACCCTTCCTCAGGTTACATCGGGCGTGATGATAGCAGCCTTGATCATCTTCTTCATCCTGCTCTTCCATTTCAAGCGCATCAGTCTGGCACTGGTGAATCTCTCGTCCATGTCGCTCTGCATCTTCGGTGCAGCGATAGGCCTTCTGGTTACGGGTTTCGACGTGAGTCTTACCTGCATATTGGGCATTGTGAGCCTGATGGGTATCCTGGTAAGAAACGGCATCATCATGCTCGACTATGCCGAGGAACTGCGCCGCGACAAGGGGTTATCGGTAAAGGAAGCCGCCTTCCAGGCTGGCGAGCGCCGCATGCGCCCTATCTTCCTTACATCGGCAGCCGCCTCGGTAGGCGTACTGCCTATGATGGTAGAGAACAATACGCTGTGGTCGCCAATGGGAGCCGTTATCTTCTTCGGTACGCTTATCTCGATGGTACTCATCGCCACCATCTTACCTGTGCTCTATTGGCTCGTGTTCGACAAGCACGGCAAGTATAGTTTGAGGAAGCAGTAA
- a CDS encoding peroxiredoxin, with the protein MNVGDKIPEILGIDQDGREIKASDYRGRKIVLYSYPKANTSGCTAEACSLQAHKEELAAAGYEIIGVSKDKQALQKKFAETKGLQFPLIADTETTLLQELGCWGEKVICGRKTIGILRTTYLVNEEGIIEKIFTPKEIKTKIHAEQILDYIHQ; encoded by the coding sequence ATGAATGTAGGAGATAAAATACCAGAGATTCTTGGCATTGACCAGGACGGACGTGAGATCAAGGCAAGCGACTATCGTGGTCGCAAGATAGTGCTCTACAGTTATCCGAAGGCTAACACCAGCGGATGCACTGCCGAGGCCTGCTCCCTGCAGGCTCATAAGGAGGAACTGGCAGCAGCCGGTTACGAGATTATCGGCGTGAGCAAGGACAAGCAGGCGCTGCAGAAGAAGTTTGCAGAAACCAAGGGTCTGCAGTTCCCTCTTATTGCCGATACCGAGACCACCCTTTTGCAGGAACTCGGCTGCTGGGGCGAGAAGGTAATCTGCGGCAGAAAGACCATCGGAATCCTCCGCACCACCTATCTTGTCAACGAAGAAGGCATCATTGAGAAGATCTTCACTCCAAAGGAGATCAAGACCAAGATTCATGCAGAACAGATTCTGGATTATATCCATCAATAA
- a CDS encoding dicarboxylate/amino acid:cation symporter, producing the protein MVKTINDIGNRQPDSNAGCSNQKGVKKVKNKQTRQLMLWIGALIVGAVLGMFGISWLDGLMNFIATIYTRLFQLLAVPTIALAVITTLASLGNQADTGKIFRHAITYTLLTTIAAAAVGLVLYNIVSPGNLPTALVQSGMADVPQKLGETSYYDHILGVIPNNIIKPFAEGNVLSILILAAAAGIALTKMPSSDKKEVVMKGLFGLQDLLFMLIHGLIWALPLGIVAFAAQLSAQFSAGIVMASLGKYVAVILGGNVIQFFIILPLFLLARGLNPVRTLGKMMPAVLMALFTKSSAATLPVTMQTAEDRLGVSNQVSRFVLPICTTINMNGCAAFILVTSLFLMQNGGMPLPWTTMILWLFISVISAVGNAGVPMGCYFLTLSLMSGINAPIGIMGIILPIYTIIDMVETAENVWSDSCVCAMVDRDLKEEST; encoded by the coding sequence ATGGTAAAAACAATAAATGATATAGGAAATAGACAGCCGGACAGCAATGCCGGCTGCAGTAACCAAAAAGGAGTGAAGAAAGTGAAGAATAAGCAAACCCGGCAGCTGATGCTTTGGATTGGCGCTTTGATAGTAGGCGCAGTCTTAGGTATGTTCGGCATCAGCTGGCTGGATGGTCTGATGAATTTCATCGCCACGATCTATACCCGCTTATTCCAACTTCTGGCAGTACCAACCATAGCCTTGGCTGTCATCACAACCCTGGCATCCTTGGGCAACCAGGCAGATACCGGTAAGATATTCCGCCACGCCATCACCTACACCCTGCTCACGACGATAGCTGCAGCAGCAGTGGGACTGGTACTCTACAACATCGTTTCTCCAGGCAATTTACCTACAGCCTTGGTGCAGAGCGGTATGGCAGATGTTCCCCAAAAGCTGGGAGAAACCAGCTATTATGACCATATTCTTGGGGTAATACCCAACAACATCATCAAGCCGTTTGCCGAAGGAAATGTACTCTCTATATTGATTTTGGCGGCAGCTGCAGGTATTGCTTTAACCAAAATGCCATCAAGCGATAAGAAAGAAGTCGTGATGAAGGGATTGTTTGGATTACAGGATCTGCTCTTCATGCTGATTCATGGATTAATCTGGGCTCTGCCTCTAGGTATAGTTGCCTTTGCAGCACAACTCTCAGCCCAGTTCTCCGCAGGAATCGTGATGGCTTCTCTAGGAAAGTACGTAGCTGTTATCCTGGGAGGTAATGTCATTCAATTCTTCATCATTCTCCCGCTCTTCCTCTTGGCAAGAGGCTTGAATCCAGTGCGCACTTTGGGCAAGATGATGCCGGCAGTATTAATGGCTCTGTTTACAAAGAGTTCTGCTGCTACGTTGCCGGTGACGATGCAGACAGCAGAAGATAGACTGGGAGTTTCCAATCAGGTTTCCCGCTTCGTATTGCCTATCTGTACTACCATCAACATGAATGGTTGTGCTGCGTTTATCCTCGTAACCTCCTTATTCCTGATGCAGAATGGAGGAATGCCTTTACCTTGGACTACGATGATTCTCTGGCTCTTCATTTCAGTTATCTCAGCAGTGGGGAATGCAGGAGTGCCTATGGGATGTTATTTCCTTACCCTATCTCTGATGTCCGGCATCAATGCTCCTATCGGCATCATGGGTATCATCCTGCCAATCTATACCATTATCGACATGGTAGAGACGGCAGAGAATGTATGGTCAGACTCCTGTGTCTGCGCCATGGTGGATAGGGATTTGAAAGAAGAGTCCACTTGA
- a CDS encoding sugar O-acetyltransferase, with the protein MTEFEKMRNSELYDFSNKEGMKSIEHANRLCTRLQTMTLFDEDYHQVMEELIPGFPASSTICPPFHCDHGHGIKVGENVFINYGATMLDEGWITIGDRTLIGPNCQLVTPNHPINYMERRKPVETGFPITIGEDCWLGAGVIVCPGVTIGNRCVIGAGSVVVKDIPDDSMAVGNPARVIRKLR; encoded by the coding sequence ATGACAGAATTTGAAAAAATGAGAAACAGCGAGCTCTATGATTTCAGCAACAAGGAAGGCATGAAAAGCATAGAGCACGCCAACCGTCTCTGCACCCGCTTGCAGACAATGACCTTGTTTGATGAAGACTATCATCAGGTTATGGAAGAACTGATTCCAGGCTTTCCTGCCTCCTCCACCATCTGCCCACCCTTCCACTGCGACCATGGTCACGGTATCAAGGTGGGTGAGAATGTCTTCATCAACTATGGCGCCACGATGCTCGATGAAGGCTGGATTACCATCGGCGACCGCACCCTGATAGGTCCGAACTGCCAGCTGGTAACCCCTAACCACCCCATCAACTATATGGAACGACGCAAGCCAGTAGAAACAGGCTTCCCCATCACCATTGGCGAGGATTGCTGGCTGGGCGCAGGAGTCATCGTCTGCCCTGGAGTAACCATCGGCAACCGCTGCGTAATCGGTGCCGGCAGCGTAGTGGTCAAGGATATTCCTGATGACTCCATGGCTGTGGGAAATCCTGCAAGAGTTATCAGAAAGCTCAGATAA
- a CDS encoding Hsp20/alpha crystallin family protein, whose translation MLLARRNNSVSNWLNSWFNDNFFDTELMPHMNATAPAVNVKEDATAYTMEIAAPGLKKDMVKMNIDKDGYLNVSIENKNEKKEEKKEEHYLRREFSYSSYSQSYALPEDANHEKISAEVSDGVLKIEIPKVAKEEKKDDVKHIEVK comes from the coding sequence ATGTTGTTAGCTCGTAGAAATAACAGTGTTTCAAATTGGTTGAACAGTTGGTTTAATGACAACTTCTTTGATACCGAATTGATGCCACACATGAACGCCACAGCTCCTGCTGTTAACGTAAAGGAGGATGCTACAGCTTACACGATGGAGATTGCAGCTCCTGGGTTGAAGAAGGATATGGTTAAGATGAACATTGATAAGGATGGTTATCTGAATGTATCTATCGAGAACAAGAACGAGAAGAAGGAGGAAAAGAAGGAAGAGCATTACCTGCGTCGTGAATTCTCTTACAGCAGCTACTCTCAGAGCTATGCTTTACCAGAGGATGCCAATCACGAGAAGATTTCTGCTGAGGTCAGCGATGGTGTCTTGAAGATTGAGATTCCTAAGGTAGCCAAGGAGGAGAAGAAAGACGATGTTAAGCACATTGAGGTAAAGTAA
- a CDS encoding efflux RND transporter periplasmic adaptor subunit: protein MKQKDVITGWLVAFIISCMMLAGCTEKARKLEKKNVKVETISVGNTNLGGAKDYVGTIEEKIGSTLSFEIAGNITSIRVEEGDRVSKGQLLATINPTTVKEAHRATLTTLKQAQDAYRRFLPLHQSGTISDMKWVEIESKLEQAKAAESIARQQLSHSTLTAPFAGVIAAKNVDLGTYVLPGQPVLKLANVAQVNAKISVPEAEISHLHVGDKVKLTVAALSGAIFRGTISEKGIDANPISHTYDVKVGITNPQGRLLPGMVCNAQVQGSAATPFHITVPSQSIELDVDNSRFVWTVVNGKAHQQPVTTGDFEGDGIVILSGLKAGDQVIINGQQKVSEGMNVDTAKSDNR, encoded by the coding sequence ATGAAACAGAAAGATGTTATAACGGGATGGCTTGTCGCATTCATTATCAGCTGTATGATGCTGGCGGGATGCACCGAAAAAGCCAGAAAGCTAGAGAAGAAAAACGTGAAAGTTGAGACTATCTCCGTGGGGAATACAAACCTGGGGGGAGCGAAAGACTATGTGGGAACCATCGAGGAAAAGATTGGATCTACACTCAGCTTCGAGATAGCCGGAAACATCACTTCCATACGGGTGGAAGAAGGAGATAGAGTGAGCAAGGGACAGCTGCTCGCCACCATCAACCCTACCACCGTGAAGGAGGCTCACCGGGCAACACTCACCACCCTGAAACAGGCGCAGGATGCCTACAGAAGATTCCTGCCCCTGCACCAGTCGGGAACCATCTCGGATATGAAATGGGTGGAGATAGAAAGCAAACTGGAACAGGCAAAGGCGGCTGAAAGCATCGCCCGCCAGCAACTCTCCCACTCTACCCTCACAGCTCCTTTTGCAGGTGTCATCGCTGCCAAGAACGTGGACTTGGGAACCTATGTGCTCCCCGGACAGCCTGTGCTGAAACTCGCCAATGTGGCACAAGTCAACGCCAAGATATCCGTACCCGAAGCTGAAATATCTCATCTGCACGTGGGCGACAAGGTGAAACTGACGGTAGCCGCTCTTTCGGGTGCCATTTTCCGGGGAACGATTTCAGAAAAAGGCATCGATGCCAACCCCATCTCGCATACCTACGATGTCAAGGTGGGCATCACCAATCCGCAGGGCCGTCTGCTCCCAGGCATGGTATGCAACGCCCAGGTGCAGGGTAGCGCTGCTACCCCATTCCACATCACCGTTCCGTCACAAAGCATTGAACTGGATGTAGATAACTCCCGATTCGTATGGACCGTGGTAAACGGAAAGGCGCATCAGCAACCCGTAACTACCGGCGATTTCGAAGGCGATGGCATCGTCATCCTTTCGGGACTGAAGGCTGGCGACCAGGTTATCATCAATGGCCAGCAGAAAGTTTCGGAAGGAATGAATGTAGATACAGCAAAAAGCGATAACCGATAA
- a CDS encoding sulfite exporter TauE/SafE family protein, which yields MDQIVVELFLLSIGASFVQRTTGFGFGIFIMTMLPSIMPSYGEATTLSGILAMTTSLIIVIQKYKYITWRRLLPILFTFIIISIGAIFVLRRMEYHILNILLGITLIIVSIYFAFFSKRIKVKTTLPVQVTAGTLSGLMGGFFGMQGPPAVLYFVSSEPDKDRYLAMTQTYFLAGNLMMTLARAYNGFFTTTVSIGYVYGIAGVFIGNLIGSWVFRHLSGSLLKYIIYAYIGISGLTFLLET from the coding sequence ATGGATCAGATAGTAGTAGAACTCTTCCTGTTGAGCATCGGAGCCAGTTTTGTGCAACGCACCACTGGCTTCGGTTTTGGCATCTTCATCATGACGATGCTCCCCTCCATCATGCCCTCTTACGGTGAGGCAACAACCCTCTCAGGCATCCTGGCAATGACCACCTCCCTGATCATCGTTATTCAGAAATACAAGTACATCACCTGGAGGCGACTGCTGCCCATTCTGTTCACCTTCATCATCATTTCCATCGGAGCCATCTTCGTGCTCCGGCGGATGGAATATCATATTCTGAACATATTGCTAGGCATTACGCTGATCATCGTGAGCATCTACTTCGCCTTCTTCAGCAAGCGCATCAAGGTGAAGACTACGCTGCCCGTGCAGGTTACGGCAGGAACATTGAGCGGACTGATGGGAGGATTCTTCGGAATGCAGGGTCCCCCAGCCGTACTCTACTTCGTCAGTTCAGAGCCCGACAAGGATCGCTATCTGGCGATGACGCAGACCTATTTCCTGGCAGGCAATCTGATGATGACACTGGCAAGAGCCTACAATGGTTTCTTCACCACCACGGTCTCCATAGGTTATGTGTATGGAATAGCCGGAGTCTTCATTGGCAACCTGATAGGCTCATGGGTGTTCAGGCACCTCAGCGGTTCCCTACTCAAATACATCATCTATGCCTATATCGGAATCAGCGGATTAACCTTCCTGCTGGAGACGTAG
- a CDS encoding helix-turn-helix domain-containing protein: MGYYITPKEVIPEENDAEAKVTDAEDIKDGKNTYGTNILTANRKIEIELALKKWCEEGFYKDYEVSIYSLATKLGYKKIELTEYFNQSEYTNFRTWLSDIRFNEAVRMMKANPEYSIDAISTECGFSSHTWIYRIFKQKTGMSPSQWRKQFVSI, from the coding sequence ATGGGCTATTACATCACACCAAAAGAAGTCATTCCTGAGGAAAATGACGCAGAGGCAAAAGTCACGGACGCAGAAGATATAAAAGACGGCAAGAATACTTATGGTACAAATATCTTGACAGCTAATAGAAAGATAGAAATAGAATTAGCCCTCAAGAAATGGTGTGAAGAGGGATTTTATAAGGACTATGAAGTTAGCATCTATTCGTTAGCTACCAAGTTGGGATACAAGAAAATCGAACTGACAGAATACTTCAACCAGTCAGAATATACCAATTTTAGAACCTGGCTTAGCGACATTCGCTTTAATGAGGCAGTTCGCATGATGAAAGCCAACCCCGAATATAGCATTGACGCTATTTCCACAGAGTGCGGTTTCTCATCCCACACATGGATTTATCGTATATTCAAACAGAAAACGGGCATGTCACCTAGCCAATGGCGCAAACAGTTTGTCTCCATCTAA